One Podarcis muralis chromosome 1, rPodMur119.hap1.1, whole genome shotgun sequence genomic window carries:
- the GMPPA gene encoding mannose-1-phosphate guanylyltransferase regulatory subunit alpha: MLKAVVLIGGPQKGTRFRPLSFEVPKPLFPVAGVPMIQHHIEACTKVPNMKEILLIGFYQPNEALSRFLVSAQQEFKIPIRYLQEYAALGTGGGIYHFRDQILLGNPEAFFVLNADVCSEFPLGEMLSFHRRLGNPDSFLMLGTTANRKQSLNYGCIVANTETHEVLHYVEKPSTFVSELINCGIYLFTPAIFHHIGTVFQRNQQELLLEENTNGWQRAEAIRLEQDVFTALAGQGRLFAYKTEGFWSQIKSAGSAIYASRLYLSCYSQCHPERLAQNQPGGPTIRGNVYIHPAASVDASAVLGPNVSIGKGVTIGAGVRVRESIILHGASLQDHTCVLNSIVGWDSTIGRWARVEGTPSDPNPNDPYAKIDSETLFRDGRLTPSITILGCNVTIPAEVVILNSIVLPHKELSRSFKNQIIL, translated from the exons ATGCTGAAAGCCGTGGTCCTCATCGGCGGCCCCCAAAAAG GGACCCGCTTCCGGCCGTTGTCCTTTGAGGTGCCCAAGCCCTTGTTCCCTGTGGCAGGAGTGCCTATGATACAGCACCACATTGAGGCATGCACTAAG GTGCCCAACATGAAGGAGATTCTCCTGATTGGGTTCTATCAGCCCAATGAGGCCCTCAGCCGATTCCTGGTGTCAGCCCAGCAAGAGTTCAAAATACCCATCAG GTATCTGCAGGAATATGCTGCGCTTGGCACAGGCGGTGGCATCTACCACTTCCGGGACCAGATCCTCTTGGGTAACCCTGAAGCCTTCTTTGTGCTGAACGCTGACGTCTGCTCCGAATTCCCTCTGGGCGAGATGCTCAGCTTCCACCGGCGACTTGGCAATCCGGACAGCTTCCTCATGCTGGGCACCACG GCCAACAGAAAGCAGTCTCTGAACTACGGCTGCATTGTGGCGAACACTGAGACGCATGAG GTCTTGCACTACGTGGAGAAGCCCAGCACTTTCGTCAGCGAGCTCATCAACTGTGGCATCTACTTGTTCACGCCGGCCATCTTCCATCACATTGGCACTGTCTTCCAACGGAACCAGCAGGAGCTGCTTCT GGAGGAGAACACCAATGGCTGGCAACGAGCTGAAGCCATCAGGCTGGAGCAGGATGTCTTCACAGCCCTTGCCGGGCAGGGACGCCTCTTTGCCTACAAGACAGAGGGGTTCTGGAGCCAGATCAAATCTGCTGG GTCTGCAATCTATGCCAGTCGCCTGTATCTGAGTTGCTACAGCCAGTGCCACCCAGAAAGACTTGCCCAGAACCAACCTGGTGGACCCACCATCCGAG GGAATGTTTATATCCATCCTGCAGCCTCGGTGGATGCCAGCGCTGTG CTAGGTCCCAATGTGTCCATCGGGAAGGGGGTGACGATTGGCGCTGGCGTGCGTGTGCGTGAGTCCATTATTCTGCATGGGGCTTCTCTCCAG GACCATACATGTGTGCTGAACAGCATTGTGGGCTGGGATAGCACCATTGGACGCTGGGCTCGTGTAGAGGGTACTCCCAGCGACCCCAACCCTAATGATCCCTACGCAAAGATCGACAGCGAGACTCTCTTTCGGGATGGCCGCCTCACCCCATCCATCACCATTCTGG GCTGCAACGTGACCATCCCTGCCGAAGTTGTCATCCTcaactccatcgttctgccccacAAGGAACTGAGCCGCAGCTTCAAGAATCAAATCATTCTCTGA